One window of the Archaeoglobus neptunius genome contains the following:
- the moaC gene encoding cyclic pyranopterin monophosphate synthase MoaC: protein MAFTHIEDGKVRMVDVSEKEDVDRIAVAEGYIRLRSSTIEAILKKDVAKGNVIAAANIAGVLAVKKTPELIPMCHPIPITSVKFDFDIESVGIKVRCTVRSRGKTGVEMEALTGVSVALLTIWDMVKSLEKDEHGNYPRTLIEVVRVVEKVKGCRK, encoded by the coding sequence ATGGCCTTCACGCACATCGAGGATGGAAAGGTTAGAATGGTTGATGTATCGGAGAAAGAGGATGTTGATCGTATCGCTGTTGCTGAGGGCTACATCAGACTCAGGAGTTCCACCATAGAGGCAATTTTAAAGAAAGATGTTGCAAAGGGCAACGTCATCGCAGCAGCCAATATTGCCGGCGTTCTGGCCGTCAAAAAAACACCCGAGCTTATCCCGATGTGCCACCCGATACCGATCACATCCGTAAAGTTTGACTTCGATATAGAGAGCGTCGGGATAAAGGTCAGATGCACGGTCAGATCAAGGGGAAAAACAGGTGTGGAGATGGAGGCGCTTACAGGAGTTAGCGTTGCCCTGCTCACAATATGGGATATGGTGAAAAGTTTGGAGAAGGACGAGCACGGAAACTATCCCAGAACTCTAATCGAGGTTGTGAGGGTTGTCGAGAAGGTTAAAGGGTGTAGGAAATGA
- a CDS encoding TIGR00153 family protein, with amino-acid sequence MIDRIRKFVFGGEREREVLNLIAEQIGIIIDTCELMKMIIERNDEAVVGDVCEAEKMGDAIRRDIMIKIHSGAFIPAIRSDFCNLAEELDEILDELEDIAVLFLLVKTIPDEIRGDFTRVAEINSRMAYQLSDAFKALQDGNLSEILLKIKISEEEVDSIKSRIYQKLKGINFGNYAEWYFFIKFVEKLINVSDLMEDAADTIQVLSVSIR; translated from the coding sequence ATGATTGACAGAATAAGAAAGTTTGTTTTCGGAGGAGAGAGGGAGAGGGAAGTTTTGAATTTAATAGCCGAGCAGATTGGCATTATAATAGATACCTGCGAGCTTATGAAAATGATTATTGAGCGGAACGACGAAGCTGTTGTTGGTGACGTGTGCGAGGCAGAGAAAATGGGTGATGCGATAAGAAGGGACATCATGATTAAAATTCACTCCGGTGCGTTCATTCCTGCAATCAGATCGGATTTCTGCAATCTTGCCGAGGAACTGGACGAAATTCTGGACGAACTTGAAGATATCGCAGTACTGTTTCTTCTTGTAAAAACGATACCGGACGAGATAAGGGGAGACTTCACCAGAGTCGCTGAAATTAACTCAAGGATGGCCTACCAGCTTTCTGATGCATTTAAAGCCCTCCAGGATGGCAACCTGAGTGAGATTCTGCTGAAAATAAAAATATCTGAGGAGGAAGTGGACAGCATCAAGAGCAGAATTTATCAGAAACTGAAAGGTATCAATTTTGGAAATTACGCTGAATGGTACTTCTTCATAAAGTTTGTTGAAAAGCTCATCAACGTCAGCGACCTTATGGAAGATGCTGCCGACACCATTCAGGTATTAAGCGTCAGCATACGGTGA